A genomic region of Tenuifilum sp. 4138str contains the following coding sequences:
- the atpE gene encoding ATP synthase F0 subunit C: MNTLLILLQSIDGASIAKFGIALGAAIIVLAAGLGIGRIGSSALKSIARQPEASGDIRTNMIVSAALIEGVAFFALIILIVALFV; this comes from the coding sequence ATGAATACATTACTAATTTTACTTCAGTCAATCGATGGCGCATCAATTGCAAAATTTGGCATTGCATTGGGTGCAGCAATAATTGTTTTAGCCGCAGGACTGGGCATTGGTCGCATAGGCTCTTCGGCTCTAAAGTCTATAGCCCGTCAGCCTGAAGCCTCAGGCGATATTCGAACCAATATGATTGTTTCGGCTGCGCTTATTGAAGGGGTTGCATTTTTTGCCCTTATTATACTTATTGTGGCGTTATTTGTATAA
- a CDS encoding Na/Pi cotransporter family protein, whose translation MNYGLLDLLNLIGSLGLFLYGMKMMSESLQKVAGDKMRAILSSMTSNRFMGIITGFLVTTVIQSSSATTVMVVSFVNAGLLSLVQSIGVIMGANIGTTVTAWLISLLGFKFSIILVAIPLIGVGFPLLFSRKQNLKFWGEFLIGFSLLFIGLEFLKNSVPRVDQNPEMFAFLSNYTDMGILSVILFLGIGSLLTIVIQSSSATMALTLVMCNQGWISFEIAAAMVLGENIGTTITANIAAIIGNVSAKRAARAHFFFNVIGVIWMLIIFFPFTRTIANVLFDITGKSPYTDTVEIPFALSIFHSSFNLINTFVLVWFTPLLVKLVTWITPSKKEEDEEFRLVHINAGLMTTAELSLVQAHKEVITFAKRTHRMFGFVRQLFNETNDKEFDSIYQRIEKYEGISDRVEVEIATYLNKVSTYELSDESSRKLQALFRIISEIESVADSNFSLARTLKRKREQKVWFNQEMRDNLNKLFDMLDEAYNIMKENLEISQRSVSINLGPVYEVESKINEFRIFLKEDHIRSIEANKYKYQAGVIYSDLFNEAEKMGDYIINVSEAIAEIEKPVKHKSYPTGK comes from the coding sequence ATGAATTACGGACTTCTTGATCTTTTGAACTTAATTGGTTCGTTGGGACTATTCCTTTACGGAATGAAAATGATGAGCGAATCGCTCCAAAAGGTAGCAGGCGATAAGATGCGTGCCATCTTGAGTTCCATGACATCCAACAGGTTTATGGGAATCATAACTGGCTTTCTTGTTACAACTGTAATTCAGTCGTCATCGGCTACAACTGTTATGGTTGTTAGCTTTGTTAACGCCGGTTTGCTATCGTTGGTTCAGTCTATTGGCGTTATTATGGGTGCAAATATTGGTACAACAGTAACGGCATGGCTAATATCGCTATTGGGTTTCAAGTTTAGCATTATACTTGTTGCAATCCCTCTAATTGGAGTGGGTTTTCCTCTCCTTTTTTCCCGTAAGCAAAACCTCAAGTTTTGGGGAGAGTTTCTTATTGGCTTCTCATTGCTTTTTATTGGTTTGGAATTTCTTAAAAATTCGGTACCGCGAGTAGATCAAAACCCGGAGATGTTTGCATTTCTTTCCAATTACACCGATATGGGCATTTTGTCTGTAATACTCTTTCTGGGCATTGGTTCGCTTTTAACCATAGTAATTCAATCGTCGAGTGCAACCATGGCATTAACGCTGGTTATGTGCAACCAGGGGTGGATTTCATTTGAAATTGCAGCAGCCATGGTGCTTGGTGAGAATATTGGAACAACTATCACAGCAAATATTGCCGCAATTATCGGTAACGTTTCAGCCAAACGTGCAGCAAGAGCTCACTTCTTTTTTAATGTAATTGGAGTAATTTGGATGTTGATAATTTTCTTTCCATTTACTCGAACCATTGCTAATGTTTTATTTGATATTACAGGTAAATCGCCTTATACCGATACAGTTGAGATACCCTTTGCCCTTAGCATTTTCCACTCATCGTTTAATCTGATAAACACCTTCGTACTCGTTTGGTTTACACCTTTGCTCGTTAAACTGGTAACCTGGATAACCCCTTCGAAAAAGGAAGAGGACGAAGAGTTTAGGTTGGTTCACATCAATGCCGGGTTAATGACTACAGCCGAGCTCTCATTGGTGCAAGCGCATAAAGAGGTTATTACTTTTGCCAAGCGCACTCACCGAATGTTTGGTTTTGTTCGTCAACTTTTTAATGAAACCAACGACAAGGAGTTCGACAGTATCTATCAGCGTATCGAAAAATACGAAGGAATAAGCGATAGGGTTGAAGTAGAAATTGCCACTTACCTTAACAAGGTTTCAACCTACGAACTTAGCGATGAAAGTTCACGTAAACTCCAGGCTTTATTCAGAATAATTAGCGAAATTGAATCGGTTGCCGATAGCAACTTTTCTTTAGCCCGAACCCTAAAACGCAAGCGTGAACAAAAGGTTTGGTTTAACCAGGAAATGCGCGATAACCTAAACAAATTGTTTGATATGCTCGATGAGGCCTATAACATCATGAAGGAGAATCTTGAAATTAGCCAGCGAAGCGTTTCCATTAACTTAGGCCCAGTTTATGAGGTTGAAAGCAAGATCAACGAGTTCCGAATTTTTCTTAAAGAGGATCATATCAGAAGCATTGAGGCCAATAAGTACAAGTATCAGGCTGGCGTTATTTATAGCGATTTATTTAACGAAGCCGAAAAAATGGGCGATTACATCATAAATGTTTCTGAGGCAATTGCTGAAATTGAAAAACCGGTAAAGCATAAATCCTACCCTACCGGCAAATAG
- a CDS encoding universal stress protein, whose protein sequence is MAENINKYLIPWDFTPVAENALKHAIKLMKLAKEPIEINLVHVIQTGGLFSKSKFSEDDASQKLKDDQQRIVNEYGVEVKTHILEGNIFDTISEFASEINAEMVIMGTHGIKGVQKLTGSWALKVIAGSEVPFLVVQDEPDMTKGFSHIVMPVEFRDEDKEKIQWGIRFAKLFGSKIHVIVPNAFDSGVQKKINNNLSFAKMHIESSGLDWEIHNAAKGKSFQEEIVNLATDIEAELIIVMTTPNIDLTDFVFGAQEQYVIANKAKIPVLCINPGTLGV, encoded by the coding sequence ATGGCAGAAAATATTAACAAATATCTAATTCCTTGGGACTTTACCCCTGTTGCAGAAAATGCACTAAAGCATGCCATAAAGCTGATGAAGCTTGCTAAGGAACCCATTGAAATCAACCTAGTTCATGTTATTCAAACCGGCGGCTTATTCAGTAAAAGTAAGTTTAGCGAGGATGATGCAAGTCAAAAGCTGAAGGACGATCAGCAAAGAATAGTAAACGAGTATGGCGTTGAGGTTAAAACTCACATTTTAGAGGGCAATATTTTTGATACTATCAGCGAGTTTGCCAGTGAAATAAATGCCGAAATGGTAATTATGGGTACCCATGGAATAAAAGGGGTACAAAAGTTAACAGGAAGTTGGGCTCTAAAGGTTATTGCCGGCTCCGAGGTGCCATTCTTAGTTGTTCAGGATGAGCCCGATATGACAAAGGGATTTTCACATATTGTTATGCCCGTTGAGTTCAGGGATGAGGATAAAGAGAAAATTCAATGGGGAATTCGTTTTGCTAAGCTGTTTGGCTCAAAGATCCATGTGATTGTACCCAATGCTTTCGATTCAGGCGTTCAGAAAAAAATTAACAATAACCTATCTTTTGCCAAAATGCATATAGAATCCAGTGGTCTGGACTGGGAAATTCATAATGCCGCAAAGGGCAAAAGTTTTCAGGAGGAAATTGTTAACCTGGCAACCGATATTGAGGCCGAATTGATTATTGTGATGACAACCCCTAATATCGACCTAACCGATTTTGTTTTTGGAGCCCAGGAGCAATACGTTATTGCCAATAAAGCCAAAATCCCAGTACTTTGCATTAATCCGGGAACACTGGGTGTTTAA
- a CDS encoding efflux RND transporter permease subunit, giving the protein MFHKLARFILKRRFILVSILLVFTLFMGWKASKVRLSYKPIPLVPKTDSIYIQNERLAKLFGKGENIMVIGVTDSAFFSSDRVLLWENLSNKIKQVDGVENVFSVIDIITLEKDTITRKFVAKKLLDNLNTISPDSLSKQVKNLPFYKGLLYNAETNTYLMLITLNREKMTRVDRIKIINQVKEASQEYEARTGNALHYSGLPYIRAVVAEMIKYEMFLFVGLAALVTAIILLVLFRSFRVLFISLVVVGTAVVWSLGSLTLFGYDLTLLTAVVPPLLIVIGVPNCIYLINKYHHEIAHHRHKIKALYRVIYRIGSATFLTNLTTALGFVTFVFTKTQILREFGLIAFLNVLGIFLISLVVIPFFFSISPTPKARHLSHLNRNTFKQAVSRIVLTTYYKRKWVFAITVFVLIIGIFGASLLKANGYMVDDVPHNHPVQRDLKFFENHFTGVMPLEIVYNTGKPNGYQNYSVYQKVERLQEKLIDYPELSKPFSIAEMAKFARQAYYNGNESQYRLPGPFERAFIMSYIPRSIGVSDVYARMTDSTGQYVRIMYNVADIGSEKMSILFDSINNDIKQVFEDEHTNVHIAGASVITTYGIKYLVQSLSSSLILAVILIALAIAWLFRKFRMVLFAIGINLIPLILTAATMGFLGINLKPSTVIVFSIALGIAVDNSIHFLTKYRQELYLTKFNIKESIFHAIRETGISMIYTSIVLLFGFSVFIASRFGGTKALGLLVAITLLYAVITNLFVLPSFLRQFDKPKPLKPEEEELVMEMSSGFDDEE; this is encoded by the coding sequence ATGTTTCATAAACTTGCCCGATTTATTCTGAAGAGACGGTTCATCCTAGTGTCTATTTTACTGGTATTTACTTTGTTCATGGGTTGGAAGGCAAGTAAAGTAAGGCTGTCATACAAACCCATCCCCCTTGTTCCAAAAACCGATAGCATATATATCCAAAACGAGAGATTGGCAAAACTTTTTGGAAAGGGTGAGAATATTATGGTTATTGGGGTAACGGATTCAGCCTTTTTTAGTAGCGATAGAGTTTTGCTTTGGGAGAATTTGTCCAATAAAATCAAGCAAGTAGATGGTGTAGAAAACGTTTTCTCCGTTATCGATATTATTACACTTGAAAAAGATACTATTACCAGGAAGTTCGTTGCTAAAAAGTTGCTGGATAACCTTAATACGATTAGTCCGGATTCCCTTAGTAAGCAGGTTAAAAACCTACCATTCTATAAGGGATTGCTTTATAATGCTGAAACCAACACCTACCTAATGCTTATAACCCTGAACAGAGAAAAGATGACCAGGGTAGACCGCATTAAAATCATAAACCAGGTAAAGGAAGCATCACAAGAATACGAGGCTAGAACCGGAAACGCACTCCACTACTCTGGCTTACCCTACATAAGAGCAGTGGTTGCCGAAATGATTAAATACGAAATGTTCCTATTTGTTGGCCTTGCTGCTCTGGTTACTGCAATTATTCTTTTAGTGCTTTTCCGCTCATTCCGCGTGCTATTTATTTCTTTGGTGGTAGTGGGTACTGCCGTAGTATGGTCGTTAGGTTCGCTTACCCTTTTCGGTTACGATTTAACATTGCTAACTGCAGTTGTGCCTCCATTGTTAATAGTGATAGGGGTTCCCAATTGTATCTACCTAATTAACAAGTACCATCATGAAATAGCCCATCACCGCCATAAAATCAAAGCTCTTTACCGGGTTATATACCGAATTGGTAGTGCAACGTTTTTAACCAATTTAACCACTGCATTGGGTTTTGTAACATTTGTTTTCACTAAAACACAAATTTTACGGGAGTTTGGTTTGATTGCCTTTTTAAACGTTCTAGGTATTTTTCTTATTTCATTAGTTGTTATACCTTTCTTCTTTAGCATAAGCCCTACACCCAAAGCTCGACACTTAAGTCATCTTAATCGAAATACTTTTAAACAAGCGGTTTCACGTATAGTATTAACCACCTATTACAAGCGCAAATGGGTTTTTGCCATTACGGTTTTTGTTTTGATTATTGGAATATTTGGTGCTTCGCTCTTGAAGGCAAACGGTTACATGGTTGATGATGTTCCCCATAATCACCCGGTACAGCGCGACTTGAAATTTTTTGAAAACCATTTTACGGGGGTTATGCCTCTTGAAATAGTTTACAACACAGGAAAACCTAATGGTTACCAAAACTATTCCGTATACCAAAAAGTTGAAAGATTACAGGAAAAACTAATCGATTACCCAGAGCTTTCCAAACCTTTTTCAATAGCCGAGATGGCAAAATTTGCCCGGCAAGCTTACTATAACGGTAATGAGAGCCAATACCGGCTACCCGGCCCCTTTGAACGAGCATTTATAATGTCATATATTCCTCGAAGCATTGGTGTTAGTGATGTTTATGCCCGAATGACCGACTCAACCGGCCAGTATGTAAGGATAATGTACAATGTGGCCGACATTGGTTCTGAAAAAATGAGCATTTTGTTCGACAGCATTAACAATGACATTAAGCAGGTTTTTGAAGATGAGCATACAAATGTTCATATTGCTGGGGCAAGCGTAATTACTACCTATGGAATTAAATATTTAGTACAAAGTTTATCATCGAGCCTAATTCTTGCTGTAATACTTATTGCCCTTGCCATAGCTTGGTTATTCCGTAAGTTTAGAATGGTACTTTTTGCCATTGGAATAAATCTTATTCCGCTAATACTAACTGCTGCCACCATGGGTTTTCTTGGTATAAACCTAAAACCAAGCACCGTAATTGTATTTAGTATTGCTTTGGGTATTGCTGTTGACAACTCAATCCACTTTCTTACAAAGTATCGTCAGGAATTGTATTTAACCAAGTTCAATATCAAAGAGTCAATATTTCATGCAATTCGTGAAACGGGTATTAGCATGATTTATACGTCAATAGTATTACTTTTCGGATTTAGTGTGTTTATTGCTTCACGGTTTGGTGGTACAAAAGCACTTGGGCTTTTAGTTGCCATAACCCTGCTGTATGCCGTTATTACAAACCTATTTGTACTTCCCTCTTTTTTACGTCAATTTGATAAACCCAAGCCATTAAAACCCGAGGAGGAAGAACTTGTAATGGAAATGAGTAGCGGTTTCGACGACGAAGAGTAA
- the atpH gene encoding ATP synthase F1 subunit delta, with protein sequence MSSGSIASRYAKGLFEFCQENNELESIYPIIRHLLEILSKESKLHEVLEDITLTPDEKISLIERVSGNTLPKTLKQFIALIIKKNRTDILFNVLLIFRRIYLNSKNILDVELLMADELTPPALEKIKAKVANTLNSACEIDVKVKPELIAGYTLIVNGKVFDSSVKGQLSSVKKNLLEKKFDNR encoded by the coding sequence ATGAGTTCCGGATCAATAGCATCGCGTTACGCAAAAGGGCTTTTTGAGTTCTGTCAGGAAAACAATGAACTTGAAAGCATTTATCCCATTATACGTCATTTGCTTGAAATCCTCTCTAAAGAATCGAAACTGCACGAAGTGCTTGAAGACATTACTCTTACCCCTGACGAAAAAATTAGTCTGATTGAACGCGTTTCCGGAAATACTTTACCTAAAACATTGAAACAATTTATTGCCTTGATTATTAAAAAGAATAGAACTGATATTTTATTCAATGTTCTTTTGATTTTTCGTCGTATTTACCTTAATAGCAAAAATATTCTTGACGTGGAATTGCTTATGGCCGATGAGTTAACACCCCCAGCATTGGAAAAGATTAAGGCAAAAGTGGCAAATACCTTAAATTCGGCTTGTGAAATTGACGTTAAGGTTAAACCTGAGTTAATTGCAGGATATACATTAATTGTAAATGGTAAGGTTTTCGATTCGAGCGTAAAGGGGCAACTTAGCTCTGTAAAGAAAAACTTGCTAGAGAAAAAATTTGATAACAGGTAA
- the atpA gene encoding F0F1 ATP synthase subunit alpha, which yields MAGIKPSEITQLIKDELAGIETKARFEETGFVLQVSDGIARVFGLNNVKSNELVEFESGVKGVALNLEEDNVGIVLLGPTEQVKEGDRVKRLGEIASIPVGEGLLGRVVNTLGEPIDGKGPIAGKTIILPLERKAPGVIYRQPVTEPLQTGIKAIDSMIPIGRGQRELIIGDRQTGKTAIAIDTIINQRNNYLKGDPVYCIYVAVGQKGSTVASIAKTLEDSGAMDYTTIVVATASDPAAMQFYAPFAGATIGEYFRDTGRHALVVYDDLSKQAVSYREVSLLLRRPPGREAYPGDVFYLHSRLLERAAKIIESDDIASQMNDLPSALKPLVKGGGSLTALPIIETQAGDVSAYIPTNVISITDGQIFLESNLFNNGIRPAINVGISVSRVGGKAQIKPMRKVAGTLKLDQAQYRELEAFAKFGADLDAATLAVLDKGAKNVEILKQGQYQPLPVELQVAIIFCGTKGLLKNIPVAKVRDFEKDFLERCQLLLKAELEQIAKGEFNDQIADMLSNLAEEVAKNYTEFK from the coding sequence ATGGCAGGAATAAAACCTTCCGAAATAACTCAACTCATTAAGGATGAACTTGCGGGTATTGAGACCAAAGCAAGATTTGAGGAGACTGGCTTTGTTTTACAGGTAAGCGATGGTATAGCTCGTGTTTTTGGGCTAAACAATGTAAAGTCAAACGAACTGGTTGAGTTTGAATCAGGAGTTAAGGGCGTTGCCCTTAACCTTGAAGAGGATAATGTTGGTATAGTTCTTTTGGGACCCACCGAACAGGTTAAGGAGGGTGACAGGGTTAAACGGCTTGGCGAGATTGCCTCAATTCCAGTTGGTGAGGGACTTTTGGGTCGAGTGGTAAATACTCTTGGCGAACCAATTGATGGTAAAGGACCAATAGCGGGAAAGACTATTATTTTGCCACTGGAACGCAAAGCCCCCGGAGTAATATACAGGCAACCCGTAACCGAACCGTTACAAACCGGTATTAAGGCTATTGACTCAATGATTCCCATTGGAAGGGGACAGCGAGAGCTTATTATTGGCGACCGCCAAACCGGAAAAACCGCTATTGCCATAGATACCATAATAAACCAAAGGAATAACTACTTAAAGGGCGATCCTGTATACTGCATTTATGTTGCTGTTGGACAAAAAGGATCAACGGTAGCAAGCATTGCTAAAACGCTTGAGGATAGCGGAGCAATGGATTACACCACCATTGTTGTTGCCACGGCTTCCGATCCTGCAGCCATGCAGTTTTATGCACCATTTGCTGGCGCTACTATTGGTGAATATTTTAGGGATACTGGTCGGCATGCTCTGGTTGTTTATGACGATTTGTCAAAGCAAGCTGTTTCGTATCGCGAGGTGTCGCTTTTGTTACGCCGCCCTCCAGGGCGAGAGGCTTACCCCGGTGACGTTTTTTACCTGCATTCCCGCTTGCTGGAGCGTGCAGCAAAAATTATTGAGTCTGACGATATTGCTTCGCAAATGAACGATTTGCCATCTGCACTTAAACCTTTGGTTAAAGGTGGAGGTTCGCTAACCGCATTACCAATCATTGAAACCCAGGCAGGTGATGTGTCGGCATATATACCTACAAACGTAATCTCTATTACCGATGGACAAATATTCCTTGAGTCGAACCTGTTCAACAACGGTATTAGGCCTGCCATCAATGTAGGTATCTCGGTTTCACGTGTTGGTGGGAAAGCACAAATAAAACCCATGCGCAAGGTTGCCGGTACTCTTAAATTGGATCAGGCTCAGTATCGAGAGCTTGAGGCTTTTGCCAAGTTTGGCGCCGATTTAGATGCTGCTACACTTGCTGTTCTGGACAAAGGGGCAAAAAACGTTGAGATACTAAAACAGGGTCAATACCAACCTTTGCCTGTTGAACTGCAAGTTGCAATCATTTTCTGCGGAACAAAAGGTCTGCTTAAAAATATCCCCGTTGCAAAAGTTCGCGATTTTGAGAAGGATTTCCTTGAGCGTTGCCAGCTTTTACTAAAAGCGGAGCTGGAGCAAATAGCTAAGGGCGAATTTAATGACCAAATTGCCGATATGCTATCAAACCTAGCCGAAGAGGTTGCAAAAAATTACACGGAATTTAAATAA
- the atpG gene encoding ATP synthase F1 subunit gamma, giving the protein MANLKEIRTRIASVASTKKITSAMKMVSAAKFKKAQINVLRFRPFNDQVNNILQSSIEFIGSLSGDYVNERKQVKNIVLIVITSNNSMCGAFNSNIIKYSIEQYKSISARHPSARVTFYTLGKKGHEALSRRGFNVIELNHKMLDKPNIENTKDIFNTLVNEFKLGSADKIFLIYNMFKSAASQQQVAEQLLPINISRTAKKANKIKPIIEPNPQVLVERILPYYLLNKIHSAILESVAAEHGARMTAMHQATENAVALHNQLLLEYNKARQAAITKEILEIVSGANALSSK; this is encoded by the coding sequence ATGGCCAATTTGAAAGAAATACGAACCAGAATAGCATCGGTAGCTTCCACAAAGAAGATTACCAGTGCAATGAAAATGGTTTCGGCAGCTAAATTCAAAAAGGCACAAATTAATGTGTTACGTTTTAGGCCTTTTAACGACCAAGTAAACAATATATTACAATCATCAATTGAATTTATTGGTTCATTAAGTGGCGATTATGTAAACGAAAGAAAACAAGTAAAGAATATCGTTTTGATTGTTATCACCTCCAACAATAGCATGTGTGGAGCATTCAATTCAAATATCATTAAATACTCAATTGAGCAATATAAGTCTATATCGGCTAGACACCCAAGTGCCAGGGTAACATTCTATACTTTAGGTAAAAAGGGACACGAAGCACTAAGCAGAAGGGGTTTTAATGTGATTGAGCTAAACCATAAAATGCTTGATAAACCTAATATTGAAAATACAAAAGATATTTTTAATACCCTGGTTAACGAGTTTAAGCTTGGTTCAGCCGATAAAATCTTTCTAATTTACAATATGTTTAAAAGTGCTGCATCGCAGCAGCAAGTAGCAGAGCAGTTACTTCCAATAAATATATCAAGGACAGCTAAAAAGGCAAATAAAATTAAACCAATAATTGAACCTAACCCACAAGTTTTGGTTGAGCGTATTTTACCTTACTATCTTTTGAACAAGATCCATTCGGCAATTCTTGAAAGTGTTGCAGCCGAACACGGCGCCCGTATGACAGCCATGCATCAGGCCACAGAAAATGCTGTTGCATTACACAATCAGTTACTCCTTGAATACAATAAAGCACGCCAGGCTGCAATTACTAAGGAGATTCTTGAAATTGTATCGGGTGCAAATGCATTGAGCAGTAAGTAA
- the atpF gene encoding F0F1 ATP synthase subunit B: MGLVTPDYGLLFWALLSFGVLLFILKKFAWKPILQALKSREESIARSMRLAEQARAEIEKLQEESKLMAEKARQEREREIAETKALREKLLAEAKEQARIETQKMLDKAREQILLEKEAAKKELYATVAELTISLTEKVLRAQLKDKEKQQEYIERLLDEIPKN, from the coding sequence ATGGGTCTTGTTACACCCGACTACGGCCTACTCTTTTGGGCTTTGCTATCGTTTGGGGTGCTGCTTTTCATTCTTAAAAAGTTTGCATGGAAACCCATACTGCAGGCCTTAAAAAGCAGGGAGGAAAGCATAGCTCGTTCAATGCGCCTTGCCGAGCAAGCTCGTGCCGAGATAGAAAAATTGCAGGAGGAAAGCAAGCTTATGGCCGAAAAGGCTAGGCAAGAACGCGAACGCGAAATTGCCGAAACTAAAGCTTTGAGGGAAAAACTACTGGCGGAAGCCAAAGAGCAGGCTCGCATTGAAACCCAAAAGATGCTCGACAAAGCCCGTGAGCAAATTCTTTTGGAAAAAGAGGCCGCCAAAAAGGAGCTTTATGCCACTGTTGCTGAGTTAACCATAAGCCTAACCGAAAAAGTTTTGCGCGCCCAGCTTAAGGATAAAGAAAAACAACAGGAGTATATTGAACGTTTACTCGACGAAATACCTAAAAACTAA
- a CDS encoding polyprenyl synthetase family protein → MYTLESINQKVDSAIKQLDLTGEPRNLYEPIAYIMGMGGKRIRPALVLAACNLYSEDIDRALPAALAVEIFHNFTLVHDDIMDNADMRRGLVTIHKKWNPNIAILSGDAMTVLAYKLLVQVDKSILPEVINIFNSFAMGLCEGQQMDMDFESDIMVSRDEYLKMIELKTSILLKGALQIGAVIGGAGRNDVELIGEFGRSMGLAFQLQDDMLDCYGDSSTFGKRIGGDIVASKKTMLTIIAAEKLNGTHRNDFIELYNNKSLPDELKISKVMDYYSKAEVQQEMVSIIDTYFNNATQAINQLKVSESRKDVLNQILTKLIGRKN, encoded by the coding sequence ATGTATACACTTGAATCAATAAACCAGAAAGTTGACTCAGCAATTAAGCAGCTTGATTTAACAGGAGAGCCAAGAAACCTCTACGAGCCAATAGCATACATAATGGGTATGGGTGGTAAGCGAATTCGCCCGGCTCTTGTACTTGCAGCGTGTAATCTTTACTCTGAGGATATTGACCGAGCGTTACCAGCAGCTCTAGCTGTTGAGATTTTCCATAATTTTACTTTGGTCCACGACGATATTATGGATAACGCTGATATGCGTAGAGGGTTAGTAACCATTCATAAAAAGTGGAATCCCAATATTGCAATTCTTTCAGGGGATGCCATGACAGTGCTAGCCTACAAGTTGCTTGTTCAGGTTGATAAGTCGATTTTGCCCGAGGTGATTAATATTTTCAACTCTTTTGCCATGGGTTTATGCGAGGGCCAGCAAATGGATATGGATTTTGAGTCGGACATCATGGTTTCTCGCGATGAGTATCTTAAAATGATAGAGCTAAAAACATCAATATTACTTAAAGGGGCTCTGCAGATTGGTGCAGTAATTGGTGGTGCAGGCAGGAATGATGTAGAGCTTATTGGTGAGTTTGGCAGGTCGATGGGATTGGCTTTTCAGCTTCAGGACGATATGCTTGACTGTTATGGCGATTCAAGTACTTTTGGTAAACGCATTGGTGGCGACATTGTGGCATCAAAAAAAACCATGTTAACCATTATTGCAGCCGAAAAGCTAAATGGGACACATAGAAACGACTTTATTGAGCTATACAACAACAAATCATTGCCTGACGAGTTAAAGATTAGCAAGGTAATGGATTACTACAGTAAAGCGGAAGTTCAGCAGGAAATGGTAAGCATTATCGATACATACTTTAATAATGCCACGCAGGCCATCAATCAGCTTAAAGTAAGCGAATCCAGAAAAGATGTGCTTAATCAAATATTAACAAAGTTAATTGGCCGAAAAAATTGA